The nucleotide sequence GCAAGCACAAATGGATGCAAATATTTGATGAGATTAAAGCAAGAGGTGTCGAAGACATCTTCTTTATCTCCATGGATGGAGTAAGTGGTTTAGAAGAAGGAGCTCGTGCTATTTTCCCACAAGTAACCGTTCAACGCTGCATGGTTCATATGATTCGTAATTCTATTAAATATGTACCAAGCAAAGAGTATAAGCCATTTACTGCCTCTTTAAAAAAGGTATATAGTGCTCCTAATCTTTCAGCCTGCCAAAGTGCTTTTGAATCTTTTAAACAACAATGGTCTGCCTATCCTGGAGCCATCGATGTGTGGACTAGAAACTTTCAGCATGTTGAGCAACTCTATGATTATGGAAGTGCCATTCGCAAGGTGATGTACACAACCAATGCCGTGGAGAGTATTCATTCTAGCTTTCGAAAAGTGACCAAAAAAGGAGCATTCCCTAACGAGAATGCTCTCTTAAAAGTCCTATTTTTACGTGTGAAAGAACTTGAAAACAAATGGGAAGGTGGCCACATCCAAAACTGGTCGATGGTCATGAACCAGCTATTAGTACACGATCAGTTAGAAAATAGGGTTCGTAAATACATTTAGTCTTCAGGACTTACACACTTTATTTGACAAACCCGTCCTTTTTAAATATACAGTAATAATTGAGACATTTACTTATTTTTTTTGTTAGATTTATATTCCTCAATCTTGGCAAACAATTTTTTCACGTCTTTCTCTAAGTTTAGAACGTGCATTTTACGGTGACAGGACGGATCTAAAGCAACGGCATTATAAATAGTATCCTCGCCCCCTTTACTCAGCCATTTAACATGATGCGATTCCAGATATGGCCTTTCTTTCTTATCTACAAAAGGTGCAGGATTGCCGCAAAGATCGCAGTGACCATTTGCGCGGCGTTTTACATACTCAGAAACATATGGATCACGGTCAAATGTTTTCGAAGTGGTGTAACGTTGACCTAATGATTCCGGATTCTTAGCACGGTTAAATAGATCTTTATCACTTGAATTTTGGGCTTCTTTTTCCTTCATCACTTCTTTTTCTCTAAGTAGTTCCTCTGTAACCCTATGCTTATTTCCAACAATACGAAGTGGGAACTTCCACACAATTCGTCCGCCTTCTGTTTTTTGGTAAGGATCATCAATCAGTCTTACTTGTCCTTGGAATATATGTTCTCCAGGTTTAAACGCTTCAAACAAATAGACCTTGACTCCATTTGTTCTAGACTCGTTTAGTGTTTTATTTGCCTGAAATTCAATATCCTGGTCTCCTTCAAGCCCAGTGCCTGTAAAATGGAGAACTTCTTCTCCTTTACTATCAATTTTCCATTTGTCTTCATACTTACCCTTTGTGTGATCGGAAAAGATAACAAGAGTATTTGTAGTATGAGAACGTCGCATGCCCCCAGTGTTTGCACATTTGAAAATCTTTGTAATTTCATCGTTATGGTAGGCATTGCCAACAATTAAGTTAGAGATACCGCGTTGACGATTATCAATCCATACTCTGACTTCATCAATATTGTAGCGTTTTGATTTACCAATGAGTGTTACTGGTAGTCCTTCTTTTTCCATTCTGTATAGGGTGGTCCGTGAAATATTTAATACTTCTTGAAGTTGCTTTGAATCAATTAAATTTTCCATAGTTAACCCCCTCTTTTCGTTTCGGCGTTTGTTTCAATTTGTTTCGGTTATAGATTATATTATGTTTCATCAAATGTTTCAAGGCTTAAATATCAAAAAATTATTTTTGGATTTATAATAAGAAATTGGTAGATCAAACGATCAAACTATTTAAATATGTTTAACATGTTATATTTTTTGATTGATCGAGGTAACTGCTGGTTCGATGCAACATTTTTATGCTATCTTGTTTAACGATTTAAAAAAGACTCACCAGATCTGTAACAGATAAAATAGTTCTCGTGTCATGTATAAAATAAATATCTAAAAGTACGTTGATTCGTGCCAAAAGAAAAACAATCAATAAATCATAGAAGCAGTTAATAAACAGATTACGTAGATCTTACAGTCTCACCACGGAAGCCATGGCCCGTTTAAGAACGTTAGCAGTCTGAAAGCGGGCACTAAAGGGCCTGTCACACCATACCACAAAGCCCCATCCAACTATACAGCCCGAGACAGGGTATGTATATTAAGTAAAGCACAGAGTGTATCTGGATAAGGCTAGCCCAGGCAGGAACACAGACGCCCCCCTACCTCCGGGGGGCCGGGGGTAGCAACCGCGGGCAAAAGCACTTCACCAAATTTTTTAAAATTTTTTTGGAAATGTTACTAATATATTTCCATATGAACTTATATATCTACAAAAATAGTCAAAATAGGTTAAAATAGTTTATAGGAGAAAATGGGATTTTAAATAGAGTGGGGGAGATTTTTTGTTAGAAACAATTTCTAATGACTATCAGGGACTATACAACTCTTATTATCAAAGAATTAAAGAAGAAGTAATGGAAATAAAGGAAAAGTTTGAATACGAGAAAAAAAGCCAAGCCTTTGCTCATTGGTACTTATACAATATCGAGGGGATTAATGAAAATATTGTTGAGGAAGCAATTACTGATGGTCATAACGATTGGGGAATAGATGCGATCATAATAAATTATGATACTGATAGAATTAACTTGTACCAATTTAAATTCCCGGATAAAGAGGACAATATTTCAAAAAAGATTGCACAAGAGGATATTTCAAGTTTTCTAAGGGGTTACAAGTTTTGTTCTAGTGGTAAAGCACCGACCAATGCTAATGAAGACTTAGTAGGCAAAATTGCCGAGATTGACGAAAGTAATATCTTTTCTTTTAAACTTACATTTGTCTCCTATACTGATGGATTAAGTGAGACAGCAGAGATTACCCTCAATGAAGAATTGGAAAAGATAAAAGGTACTGGAAACACGTTAGAATGGGTATTGCTTGATAAGAAGGAAGTTACTGACATAATTTATGAAAAGGGTAAGCTGCAAGAGGATTACACCATTACACTTACTCAGCATGGTACAAGTACGGGAGTATTAATGGATGAAGATTCTAATACTTATACTATCCACGCTTCGCTAAGGGAGTTAGCTGATTTAAGTGAGAAGTACCAAAACATTATATTTGATGAAAATGTAAGACTTTTTCATGGCGTGGACAACAAGTTCAACCAAGGGATAATCGGTACAGCTTCTGGATCAGATGTAAACCATTTTCATCTATATAATAATGGAATCGTAATTGTATCACCAAAAGTTGTAAACGCAGAATTCAGGAAAATTATTAAGATAGATAATCCGATGGTTGTTAATGGTTGTCAAACCATGAATAGCTTGTTGGAGGCTAAAAAACAAGGTGTGCTTAATGATGGGTTAGTTCAAGTCACAATAATAGAAATAACAGATCCTATTATAAAACAAAATATTTCGATCTTCCTGAACTCTCAGACTGAAATAAAAGATAGTTACTTAATTTCAAACTTGCCAATAATTAGGACACTTGAAAATGATCTTAGTAAATTAGGCTATTTCTTTGAAAGACAAGCTAATAAACTAGGTATATTGAAAAAGCGACTTAGTAGAAAAGAAAAAACAAAATTGTTGGGAGTTAATAATAGTAAAGCAATTGAATTAGATTTAGCTATACAGCTTCAAGCCAGTTTTTATGAAAATTTAGCACCTGTTGCAAAGTTAAATAAAGCAAAATTGTTTGAAAAAAAGCATCTAGAAACTATTCTTAAAAATATAAATGCTGAACGGGTTGCTTTTGCATTTGAGATTTATAATAAATTTATGGAAAAAATAAGTGATTACAGAAGTTATAAACGTAACAAAAAGAATAGAATTATCCTAAAATATCTTGGCATTAAGGCTAAGGAAATTAGTGACTACTCTTTTTTAAATACTGGAGATTTTTTCCTGATATCTACATTCGCCGCGATCAGCCAAAAGCGATTCGGTAAGCTTCCTGCAATTGGAGAAAAAGGAAAAGTTGATTTTACTAAATGGACTAACCAAGTATTGGCGTCATTTGATGAAATTTTTAAAGAGAGTGTTCAGCTTATGTATGAAGGTATTAAAGAGGATAAAACAGGGAAACAAATTGCAACATTAACCAAAAGTCAAGCTTTCCATAAAGTATTAATGCAGAAGGTTAATGAAAGGTATAAGTCTGGGAAGTAACTGTACCCCTTTAACCAAGCTATATAATATGCCCAATATCTACTTTTTGAGGTCATGCTGCCTACCGGCAGCTTTTTCTATTTTTTAGTTAATAGTTTGTATAATCGATTTATGGTAATTAATATTGACGATATCTTGGCGTTTCCTGATCCTGAAATACCAAGGATTCAGGAACCAAATAAATCTAAGCTAAAAGTTAAAGTAACAAAAGAGGATATATAAAAAGTCCTTTAAGAACAACCTGGATTAAATAGATACCAGTTGGCCAAGCATTTAATTGTAGTGAACAAACTATACATAGAAGACTTAACGGAAACAATATCCGTGGTTGAAAATACAATGTCCAAACTAGAGTAAAATTAGTTGGTGGAATTGTTGAACAGTTTGCTTACAATGCGGGATTATTTTTGTATGATAGACAATATGGGCAAAAGATCCTTCTTGGCAAAATTCTCAATGGCATTCAAATTCTTATAGGGTGGTTTCTGAATTTGAACATTTGTATATTTTTTGGAAA is from Radiobacillus kanasensis and encodes:
- a CDS encoding helix-turn-helix domain-containing protein, translated to MENLIDSKQLQEVLNISRTTLYRMEKEGLPVTLIGKSKRYNIDEVRVWIDNRQRGISNLIVGNAYHNDEITKIFKCANTGGMRRSHTTNTLVIFSDHTKGKYEDKWKIDSKGEEVLHFTGTGLEGDQDIEFQANKTLNESRTNGVKVYLFEAFKPGEHIFQGQVRLIDDPYQKTEGGRIVWKFPLRIVGNKHRVTEELLREKEVMKEKEAQNSSDKDLFNRAKNPESLGQRYTTSKTFDRDPYVSEYVKRRANGHCDLCGNPAPFVDKKERPYLESHHVKWLSKGGEDTIYNAVALDPSCHRKMHVLNLEKDVKKLFAKIEEYKSNKKNK
- a CDS encoding AIPR family protein encodes the protein MLETISNDYQGLYNSYYQRIKEEVMEIKEKFEYEKKSQAFAHWYLYNIEGINENIVEEAITDGHNDWGIDAIIINYDTDRINLYQFKFPDKEDNISKKIAQEDISSFLRGYKFCSSGKAPTNANEDLVGKIAEIDESNIFSFKLTFVSYTDGLSETAEITLNEELEKIKGTGNTLEWVLLDKKEVTDIIYEKGKLQEDYTITLTQHGTSTGVLMDEDSNTYTIHASLRELADLSEKYQNIIFDENVRLFHGVDNKFNQGIIGTASGSDVNHFHLYNNGIVIVSPKVVNAEFRKIIKIDNPMVVNGCQTMNSLLEAKKQGVLNDGLVQVTIIEITDPIIKQNISIFLNSQTEIKDSYLISNLPIIRTLENDLSKLGYFFERQANKLGILKKRLSRKEKTKLLGVNNSKAIELDLAIQLQASFYENLAPVAKLNKAKLFEKKHLETILKNINAERVAFAFEIYNKFMEKISDYRSYKRNKKNRIILKYLGIKAKEISDYSFLNTGDFFLISTFAAISQKRFGKLPAIGEKGKVDFTKWTNQVLASFDEIFKESVQLMYEGIKEDKTGKQIATLTKSQAFHKVLMQKVNERYKSGK